One Dietzia sp. JS16-p6b genomic window carries:
- a CDS encoding type IV toxin-antitoxin system AbiEi family antitoxin domain-containing protein, giving the protein MTPVIPFPTGWPFTTAEATRAGLSHRALTAAVAQGRLIKIRHGWFHAPQSGESTRDALARSSRIALYEGPLGAVISHHTAAALHGLPLIRARTDRVHLTVDRPTGGRRTPHIQVYSSPRDSLDTTQVDGIPVTCVARTVVDLARSAGFDAGVCAADHALRLRMVTADGLASEVDRHRGRTGVAIARDVVDFADPRAESPGESLSRCVMRRCRDVPAPRLQHRYFSSGGRPVARTDFSWGDGALAGEFDGRTKYSRCAAGGEDPGEVVWREKQREDRLRALGVVVVRWVWDDLYAPNRFERLLLDGLRRSGVR; this is encoded by the coding sequence ATGACTCCCGTGATCCCCTTCCCTACCGGCTGGCCGTTCACCACAGCAGAAGCAACCCGGGCGGGCCTGTCGCATCGCGCACTGACCGCGGCTGTCGCGCAGGGCCGACTGATCAAGATCAGACACGGGTGGTTTCACGCGCCGCAGTCGGGCGAGAGCACTCGGGATGCCCTCGCCCGGTCGTCGCGGATCGCGCTTTACGAGGGCCCCCTCGGCGCCGTGATCAGCCACCACACGGCGGCAGCGCTCCACGGCCTGCCTCTCATCAGAGCCCGGACTGACCGCGTTCATCTCACGGTCGACCGACCCACCGGCGGACGCAGGACCCCGCACATCCAGGTTTATTCCTCGCCGCGCGATTCCCTGGACACGACCCAGGTGGACGGCATCCCCGTCACCTGCGTCGCCCGAACGGTCGTCGATCTCGCCCGCTCTGCGGGATTCGACGCAGGAGTATGCGCGGCGGACCACGCGCTGCGCCTCCGGATGGTGACCGCGGACGGGCTCGCGAGCGAAGTCGATCGCCATCGCGGCCGGACCGGCGTGGCGATCGCCCGGGACGTCGTGGATTTCGCGGACCCCCGGGCAGAAAGCCCCGGAGAGTCACTGTCCCGATGTGTCATGCGGAGGTGTCGAGACGTCCCCGCACCCCGACTACAACACCGGTACTTCTCGAGCGGGGGCAGGCCGGTCGCGCGCACTGACTTCTCATGGGGCGACGGTGCGCTGGCGGGCGAGTTCGACGGCAGGACCAAGTACTCACGCTGCGCAGCCGGTGGAGAGGATCCGGGCGAGGTGGTGTGGCGGGAGAAGCAACGGGAAGACCGACTCAGAGCGCTCGGGGTGGTAGTGGTCCGCTGGGTCTGGGACGACCTCTACGCGCCGAACCGGTTCGAACGCCTGCTGCTCGACGGGCTCCGTCGGTCCGGAGTCCGCTGA
- a CDS encoding SDR family oxidoreductase: MTTDPTVQPSDQSGDPVLVDPTAKYQIEVPVQQQPVPGLASRLDPPADHGEDSYVGHGRLTGRRALITGGDSGIGRAVAIAYAREGADVAIGYLPAEQSDADEVAELVRAAGRTCVLLPGDVGDEAVARGIVRDAVTGLGGLDVLVLNAARQTFVEHLEDLTSEQWAETMNVNISAPFWMMQEALGHLQPGSSVIFTSSVQAYTPSPGLVDYATSRAAVNTMSKSLAQQLAPRGIRVNAVAPGPFWTALQVSGGQKPEKLPTFGHKNPLGRPGQPVEMAGAYVYLASEESSYTTGNTLSVTGGAPTP, translated from the coding sequence GTGACCACCGATCCGACAGTTCAACCCTCTGACCAGTCCGGGGATCCCGTGCTCGTCGACCCGACGGCGAAGTACCAGATCGAGGTGCCCGTCCAGCAGCAGCCGGTTCCGGGGTTGGCCTCCCGGTTGGACCCGCCCGCCGACCACGGCGAGGACTCGTACGTGGGCCACGGTCGGCTCACCGGGCGGCGGGCGCTGATCACCGGCGGTGACTCCGGGATCGGCCGCGCCGTGGCCATCGCCTACGCGCGGGAGGGCGCGGACGTGGCGATCGGCTACCTGCCCGCGGAGCAGTCCGACGCCGACGAGGTGGCCGAGCTCGTGCGTGCGGCCGGCCGGACCTGCGTCCTGCTCCCCGGCGACGTCGGGGACGAGGCGGTCGCGCGCGGGATCGTCCGCGACGCCGTCACCGGACTCGGCGGGCTGGACGTCCTCGTGCTCAACGCCGCACGGCAGACCTTCGTCGAGCACCTCGAGGACCTGACCTCCGAGCAGTGGGCTGAGACGATGAACGTCAACATCTCGGCACCGTTCTGGATGATGCAGGAGGCGCTCGGGCATCTGCAGCCTGGGTCGAGCGTGATCTTCACGTCCTCGGTGCAGGCGTACACCCCGTCGCCGGGGCTCGTGGACTACGCCACCTCGCGCGCCGCCGTCAACACGATGTCCAAGTCTCTCGCGCAGCAGCTCGCGCCGCGCGGTATCCGCGTCAACGCCGTCGCGCCCGGGCCGTTCTGGACGGCGCTGCAGGTGAGCGGCGGGCAGAAGCCCGAGAAGCTGCCGACGTTCGGTCACAAGAATCCGCTGGGCCGTCCCGGGCAGCCGGTCGAGATGGCGGGCGCGTACGTCTACCTGGCCTCCGAGGAGTCCTCGTACACCACTGGGAACACGCTCTCGGTCACCGGCGGCGCCCCCACGCCATAG
- a CDS encoding carbohydrate kinase family protein, which translates to MTDISSMTIATVGVHVLDVHAIGIDSIPEGSSGALVDTIAFSPAGTAGGTAVVLSRLGAGVRSIGAVGADAIGRTLTALLSDEGVDTGGLVTKADAQTSASVIPVRPNGDRPAWHCIGANGVFTLDDIDDAAIEGLTHLHLGGPEFLGGPAAGELLSRARGKGITTSVDVLADGDPGMLEWIADALPHVDYLLPNDDQVRGFTGAESLAEGARMLIERGVACVALTAGADGALVVTPDETVAVPAFPIDVVDTTGCGDSFSAGFLVGRHLGRDLRESAELGCAVAAQVAQGLGTTAGSYDLASVVEFARSASAG; encoded by the coding sequence ATGACCGATATCTCCTCCATGACCATCGCGACGGTCGGGGTGCACGTCCTCGACGTCCACGCGATCGGGATCGACTCCATCCCGGAGGGCTCCTCAGGCGCCCTGGTGGACACCATCGCCTTCTCCCCGGCCGGAACCGCCGGGGGCACGGCAGTGGTGCTCAGCCGCCTGGGGGCCGGGGTCCGCAGCATCGGCGCGGTCGGTGCCGACGCCATCGGACGCACCCTGACGGCCCTGCTGAGCGACGAGGGCGTGGACACCGGTGGCCTCGTGACCAAGGCGGATGCGCAGACGTCGGCGTCGGTGATCCCCGTGCGGCCCAACGGGGACCGACCCGCGTGGCACTGCATCGGTGCGAACGGCGTGTTCACCCTCGACGACATCGACGACGCCGCGATCGAGGGACTGACGCATCTACATCTGGGCGGGCCAGAGTTCCTGGGCGGCCCGGCGGCGGGCGAGCTGCTCTCCCGTGCCCGCGGGAAGGGGATCACCACGTCGGTCGACGTGCTCGCCGACGGCGACCCGGGCATGCTCGAGTGGATCGCCGACGCCCTGCCGCACGTGGACTACCTGTTGCCCAACGATGACCAGGTTCGCGGCTTCACCGGCGCCGAGTCGCTGGCGGAGGGGGCGCGCATGCTGATCGAGCGAGGGGTGGCGTGCGTGGCCCTCACGGCGGGCGCCGACGGCGCACTCGTCGTCACGCCGGACGAGACCGTCGCGGTCCCCGCCTTCCCGATCGACGTCGTCGACACCACCGGCTGCGGGGACTCGTTCTCGGCCGGCTTCCTGGTGGGCCGCCACCTGGGACGCGATCTGCGGGAATCCGCGGAGCTCGGCTGCGCGGTCGCGGCTCAGGTGGCCCAGGGCCTCGGCACCACGGCGGGCAGCTATGACCTCGCGTCCGTGGTGGAGTTCGCCCGATCGGCATCGGCGGGCTGA
- a CDS encoding class II aldolase/adducin family protein has protein sequence MTTTGSPRVGEQAFRGREDVAATARRLAAEGVLIGTAGNVSARVGDGLVAVTGTGVVLADCRADDVTVVDATGEHVDGRLAPTSELGLHLGIYARSQAAAVVHTHAPFSTAVACVAGMDALPVLHYQQLLLGGEIRVAPYATFGTPELADLVVDGLQDRQAVLMANHGSVAVGSSLDKALDNALLLEWLAALHVRASGMGTPRPLTEAQQHDAVVQAITLEYGTTKELPQ, from the coding sequence ATGACGACGACGGGGTCGCCCCGAGTGGGTGAGCAGGCGTTTCGGGGTCGCGAGGACGTCGCCGCGACCGCCCGGCGGCTGGCCGCCGAGGGCGTGCTCATCGGCACCGCCGGCAACGTCTCGGCCCGGGTCGGCGACGGACTGGTCGCCGTGACGGGCACCGGGGTGGTGCTGGCCGACTGCCGCGCCGACGACGTCACCGTGGTGGACGCGACCGGGGAGCATGTCGACGGCCGACTCGCGCCGACGTCCGAGCTCGGCCTCCACCTGGGCATCTACGCCCGATCGCAGGCAGCGGCGGTCGTCCACACGCACGCCCCCTTCTCGACGGCCGTCGCCTGCGTGGCCGGGATGGACGCGCTGCCCGTGCTCCACTACCAGCAGCTGCTGCTGGGCGGGGAGATCCGGGTGGCTCCCTACGCCACGTTCGGCACCCCTGAGCTCGCCGACCTCGTCGTGGACGGCTTGCAGGACCGGCAGGCGGTCCTCATGGCCAACCACGGTTCGGTGGCGGTGGGATCCTCCCTCGACAAGGCCCTCGACAACGCGCTGCTGCTCGAGTGGCTGGCGGCCCTGCACGTGCGCGCGAGTGGGATGGGCACGCCGCGGCCCCTCACCGAGGCGCAGCAACACGACGCGGTCGTCCAGGCGATCACCCTCGAGTACGGAACCACCAAGGAGCTCCCGCAATGA
- a CDS encoding SRPBCC family protein, with protein sequence MTRLTVSVQRRLAAPVEDIWAVIDDTARYAEWVDGVLEVTAHHGTATVGETYSEHNRTLGPLTTRSVWTVGTIEPHSLRVDSGTGFAPLHDMVNTFRFEPIGTAATLMTYRVDCRVGLGPLGHLLAPVLRSSLSGQFRRSMARLEDVVLAERGIDQAGG encoded by the coding sequence GTGACCCGTCTGACCGTCTCCGTACAGCGGCGACTGGCCGCCCCGGTCGAGGACATCTGGGCCGTCATCGACGACACCGCCCGGTACGCCGAGTGGGTCGACGGTGTCCTGGAGGTCACCGCCCACCACGGGACGGCGACCGTCGGCGAGACCTACTCCGAGCACAACCGGACGCTCGGGCCGCTCACGACGCGGTCCGTGTGGACGGTCGGAACGATCGAACCGCACTCGCTCAGGGTGGACTCCGGGACCGGTTTCGCACCGCTGCACGACATGGTCAACACCTTCCGCTTCGAACCGATCGGCACGGCGGCCACCCTGATGACCTACAGGGTCGACTGCCGGGTCGGGCTCGGCCCCCTCGGTCATCTCCTCGCCCCCGTCCTCAGGTCGTCGCTCAGCGGCCAGTTCCGCCGGTCCATGGCCAGGCTCGAGGACGTGGTGCTCGCCGAACGCGGTATCGACCAGGCCGGTGGGTGA
- a CDS encoding FAD-dependent oxidoreductase, with product MSAGVDVIVVGAGLAGLTAARRLVEAGRTVRVLEARDRVGGRTLNHVLDDGQVVEAGGQFVGPTQDHVLGLAEELGVTTFPANTLGDTVYVHGSRSRRFRGDIPPDRLALPDIALATSRLGRTSGEIDVTAPWEHPDAHRLDEQSLATWLRRGAIGSGGVELVEVLLGSAFGAAASETSALSALAYIAGAGDEIHRGTLDRMISVAGGAQESRFVGGSQLISQRMAEGLGDDVTLGAPVRRIEHHATGVTVTTDAGAFHGDQVIVSVPPHLAAEIEWSPTLPAHQDALFRRMTFGTLMKCEAVYERPFWREDGLSGQGVFRGDGHPVCSMFDNTPPSGSPGILMGFVGGAGWRRWAPRSARQRGGAVLQSFARVVGPAALAPVGYFEKDWTAERWTRGGPTAVLAPGVLTTLGRWRDRPLGGPHSRVHWAGAEHSDYWNGYMDGAVRSGQMAASAAIAHSGGPS from the coding sequence GTGAGCGCCGGCGTCGACGTCATCGTGGTCGGCGCGGGCCTGGCGGGGCTCACCGCCGCGCGGCGGCTCGTCGAGGCGGGACGTACGGTCCGTGTGCTCGAGGCGCGGGACCGTGTCGGCGGACGCACGCTCAACCACGTCCTCGACGACGGGCAGGTGGTCGAGGCGGGGGGTCAGTTCGTCGGGCCCACCCAGGACCATGTGCTGGGGCTCGCCGAGGAACTCGGGGTGACGACGTTTCCCGCCAACACCCTCGGCGACACGGTCTACGTCCACGGTTCGCGCAGTCGACGGTTCCGCGGCGACATCCCGCCGGACCGCCTCGCGCTTCCCGACATCGCCCTGGCGACCTCCCGACTGGGCCGCACGAGTGGCGAGATCGACGTGACCGCGCCGTGGGAGCACCCCGACGCGCACCGGCTGGACGAGCAGAGCCTGGCCACCTGGCTGCGCCGCGGCGCGATCGGTTCCGGCGGCGTCGAGCTGGTCGAGGTCCTCCTCGGGTCGGCGTTCGGGGCGGCGGCGTCCGAGACCTCCGCGCTGTCCGCCCTGGCGTACATCGCGGGTGCGGGTGACGAGATCCACCGGGGCACGCTGGACCGGATGATCAGCGTGGCCGGCGGTGCCCAGGAATCCCGGTTCGTCGGCGGATCGCAGCTGATCTCGCAGCGCATGGCCGAGGGGTTGGGCGACGACGTCACCCTCGGCGCCCCGGTCCGGCGGATCGAGCACCACGCCACCGGGGTGACCGTCACCACCGACGCCGGGGCCTTCCACGGTGACCAGGTGATCGTCTCCGTCCCGCCCCACCTCGCAGCCGAGATCGAGTGGAGCCCCACGTTGCCCGCCCACCAGGACGCGCTGTTCCGCAGGATGACGTTCGGCACGCTCATGAAATGCGAGGCCGTCTACGAGCGCCCGTTCTGGCGGGAGGACGGGCTCTCGGGGCAGGGCGTCTTCCGTGGGGACGGTCACCCGGTGTGCTCGATGTTCGACAACACCCCGCCGAGCGGATCGCCCGGGATCCTCATGGGATTCGTGGGGGGCGCGGGGTGGCGGAGGTGGGCTCCGCGGTCCGCGAGGCAGCGGGGCGGAGCGGTGCTCCAGAGTTTCGCCCGGGTGGTCGGCCCCGCCGCACTGGCGCCCGTGGGGTACTTCGAGAAGGACTGGACCGCGGAGCGCTGGACCCGGGGTGGCCCGACCGCGGTCCTGGCTCCCGGCGTCCTCACCACGCTCGGGCGCTGGCGCGACCGGCCGCTCGGCGGCCCGCACAGCCGCGTGCACTGGGCCGGCGCCGAACACTCCGACTACTGGAACGGCTACATGGACGGCGCCGTCCGTTCCGGGCAGATGGCCGCCAGCGCCGCGATCGCACACTCAGGAGGACCATCGTGA
- a CDS encoding alpha/beta hydrolase — MTTAHRPLAERVLRRVIRAIGAAPAPVQRLIAGPPIRVDGQELGLEAQVGTRLLNLGVSETFDQLPLEQGRQQIAGEAFVFGHQTPVETVRSLTIPGPHGPIPARLYRPAGIEGPSAALVYLHGGGWVLGDLDSGDSVARFLAAHTPLTVISIDYRLAPEHPFPGGLEDVLAAFGHIVAHAEEYDLDPRAIAIGGESAGGNLAAVVSLHRAPGWTPPAMQVLFNPVTDLSTKHRSYELFGRGFFLTEAQMDWYKSHYLTEPEQALDPRVSPLLADELGHAPPAYVVVAGFDVLRDEGERYAAALSEAGVDVTLRRHSGHVHGLINATGVGHAARDALLEAVGVLHTRLVAPAAADRSSGGEG, encoded by the coding sequence ATGACCACTGCACACAGGCCCCTCGCGGAACGCGTTCTGCGCCGCGTCATCCGGGCCATCGGAGCGGCGCCCGCCCCGGTCCAGCGACTGATCGCCGGACCTCCCATCCGGGTCGACGGGCAGGAACTCGGGCTCGAAGCCCAGGTGGGCACGCGGCTGTTGAACCTCGGTGTGTCGGAGACGTTCGACCAGCTCCCGCTGGAACAGGGGAGGCAGCAGATCGCGGGAGAAGCCTTCGTCTTCGGTCACCAGACCCCCGTCGAGACCGTCCGTTCGCTCACTATCCCCGGTCCCCACGGCCCGATCCCCGCCCGCCTGTACCGGCCCGCGGGGATCGAGGGGCCGAGCGCCGCCCTGGTCTATCTCCACGGAGGCGGGTGGGTCCTGGGCGACCTCGACTCGGGCGACTCGGTGGCCCGATTCCTCGCCGCCCACACGCCGCTGACCGTCATCTCGATCGACTACCGGCTCGCACCCGAGCATCCGTTCCCCGGAGGCCTGGAGGACGTCCTCGCGGCGTTCGGGCACATCGTCGCTCATGCCGAGGAGTACGACCTCGACCCGCGGGCCATCGCGATCGGCGGCGAGAGCGCCGGCGGGAACCTCGCCGCGGTGGTCTCGCTGCACCGGGCTCCCGGGTGGACCCCGCCGGCGATGCAGGTGCTGTTCAACCCGGTGACGGACCTGTCCACCAAGCACCGGTCCTACGAGCTGTTCGGTCGCGGGTTCTTCCTCACCGAGGCCCAGATGGACTGGTACAAGTCGCACTACCTCACCGAGCCCGAGCAGGCCCTGGACCCCCGCGTCTCGCCCCTGCTCGCCGACGAGCTCGGCCACGCGCCGCCGGCCTATGTCGTGGTGGCCGGATTCGACGTGCTCCGCGACGAGGGCGAACGCTATGCGGCCGCCCTGTCCGAGGCGGGCGTCGACGTGACCCTCCGTCGTCACAGCGGCCACGTGCACGGCCTGATCAACGCCACGGGTGTGGGCCACGCCGCCCGGGACGCGCTGCTCGAAGCGGTGGGCGTCCTCCACACCCGACTGGTCGCGCCAGCCGCCGCCGACCGGTCCTCCGGGGGCGAGGGGTGA
- a CDS encoding SRPBCC family protein yields MTSITTVDRGPRVVARRVIVNAPADELFGLVNDPAKHGLVDGSGTVRDNVTGPAALSEGATFTTKMRMYGVPYRITSTVTEHIDTPELKVVEWAHPAGHRWRWEFTPTADGRTEVTESFDNRPSKIGRIMERVGMAHKNAEGITRTLSGLAAKYDSAG; encoded by the coding sequence ATGACCTCCATCACCACCGTCGACCGCGGCCCCCGCGTCGTCGCCCGGCGCGTCATCGTCAACGCCCCCGCCGATGAGCTGTTCGGCCTGGTCAACGATCCCGCGAAGCACGGGCTCGTCGACGGGTCTGGGACCGTCCGCGACAACGTCACGGGCCCGGCCGCCCTGTCCGAGGGCGCGACGTTCACCACGAAGATGCGGATGTACGGGGTCCCGTACCGCATCACCTCCACCGTCACCGAACACATCGACACCCCGGAGCTCAAGGTCGTCGAGTGGGCGCATCCCGCCGGACACCGCTGGAGGTGGGAGTTCACCCCGACCGCGGACGGGCGGACCGAGGTCACCGAGAGCTTCGACAACCGTCCGTCGAAGATCGGCAGGATCATGGAGCGCGTCGGGATGGCGCATAAGAACGCCGAGGGGATCACCCGGACGCTCTCGGGACTGGCGGCGAAATACGATTCGGCCGGCTGA
- a CDS encoding FAD-dependent oxidoreductase, whose translation MSAAFDTVIIGAGNAGISLAARLRRDGREDIAIVDPAPVHRYRPMLNYAAAGLAQMRRYERAMTSVVPSGVQLLPHPAGRVDIDARTVTLGPREQGPTVNYENLVVCPGLTPRWDAIPGLDKAYVAGWAASAHVPEYAGRACAALVRLREGSVVFSVPPEPASCGGTVLKAMFLACDRWRREKVLDRIEVHLVTPFGGLLGLEPCDSHLLPLIREYGITVHERSDVAAVDHHARTVTLTGAVSTTIEHVDLAYVTPLSRAPEFITRAGLSDGGEAGLVEVDPQRLSHARADSVWGLGDAAAAGTRPSGGALRPQVAVVADNLRAARDGGPGSRYDGYTIIPIAVGRDRLMLAEHDRDGRPAPEIPGIDLTVPRRSTYAFDRYLQPVLYFRKLLRGRV comes from the coding sequence GTGTCCGCCGCGTTCGACACCGTGATCATCGGAGCGGGCAACGCCGGGATCTCCCTGGCCGCGCGACTGCGCCGGGACGGCCGGGAGGACATCGCGATCGTCGACCCGGCCCCCGTCCACCGGTACAGGCCGATGCTCAACTACGCCGCCGCCGGCCTGGCCCAGATGAGGCGGTACGAACGGGCGATGACGAGCGTCGTCCCCTCCGGCGTGCAGCTCCTGCCCCACCCCGCCGGGCGGGTGGACATCGATGCCCGGACCGTGACCCTCGGTCCGCGCGAGCAGGGCCCCACGGTGAACTACGAGAACCTGGTCGTCTGCCCCGGCCTGACCCCCCGATGGGACGCGATCCCCGGACTGGACAAGGCGTACGTCGCCGGGTGGGCGGCGTCCGCCCACGTGCCCGAGTACGCCGGTCGCGCGTGTGCGGCGCTGGTCCGCCTCCGCGAGGGGTCCGTGGTGTTCTCGGTACCGCCGGAGCCCGCCTCCTGCGGGGGCACCGTGCTCAAGGCCATGTTCCTCGCGTGCGACCGGTGGCGACGCGAGAAGGTGCTCGACCGGATCGAGGTGCACCTGGTCACCCCGTTCGGAGGTCTGCTCGGACTCGAACCGTGCGACTCACACCTGCTCCCACTGATCCGGGAGTACGGCATCACCGTCCACGAGCGCTCCGACGTCGCCGCCGTCGACCACCACGCGCGCACCGTCACCCTGACCGGTGCCGTGTCCACGACGATCGAGCACGTCGACCTCGCCTATGTCACGCCGCTGAGCCGGGCACCGGAGTTCATCACCCGGGCCGGGTTGTCCGACGGGGGCGAGGCCGGGCTCGTCGAGGTGGATCCACAGCGCTTGAGCCACGCCCGCGCCGACTCGGTCTGGGGCCTGGGCGACGCCGCCGCCGCCGGCACCCGCCCGTCCGGCGGGGCCTTACGTCCCCAGGTGGCGGTGGTCGCCGACAACCTCCGCGCGGCCCGGGACGGTGGCCCGGGGTCGCGGTACGACGGCTACACGATCATCCCCATCGCCGTGGGCCGGGACCGCCTGATGCTGGCCGAGCACGACCGGGACGGACGGCCGGCGCCCGAGATCCCCGGGATCGACCTGACGGTCCCCAGGCGCTCGACGTACGCGTTCGACCGCTATCTCCAGCCGGTCCTCTACTTCCGGAAGCTGCTGCGCGGACGGGTCTGA
- a CDS encoding TetR/AcrR family transcriptional regulator, with translation MQHGSDDRTAEPSAADAVTPSGRADRTVEAGKARGAKTVMIEIAEKMISERGLDDVSMRDVATAAGQRNNSAVQYHFGSRDGLILQVLRRRIVALDADRRRRLAAADEQGLGEDLHTLVGVLFGPIVDLLRSHPEATHYARFLQRVGPVMAPGIPEADLRTAADDVVVRLIDVLSHLPRRVAFERIDLATQMFTGALAVFEDRRDARNTVVNDRFEVVVAHLYDMIEAALRAGVGSRD, from the coding sequence GTGCAGCACGGATCCGATGATCGCACTGCCGAACCGAGCGCAGCCGACGCGGTGACACCCTCCGGGCGGGCCGATCGCACCGTGGAGGCCGGGAAGGCCAGGGGCGCCAAGACGGTGATGATCGAGATCGCCGAGAAGATGATCAGCGAGCGAGGCCTGGACGACGTCTCGATGCGCGACGTCGCGACGGCGGCGGGCCAACGCAACAATTCGGCGGTCCAGTATCACTTCGGTAGCCGCGACGGCTTGATCCTGCAGGTGCTGCGGCGGCGCATCGTCGCCCTCGACGCCGACCGCAGGCGGCGCCTGGCCGCGGCCGACGAACAGGGCCTGGGTGAGGACCTGCACACCCTCGTCGGGGTTCTCTTCGGCCCCATCGTCGACCTCCTGCGTTCCCACCCCGAGGCCACGCACTACGCGCGGTTCCTGCAGAGGGTCGGCCCGGTCATGGCTCCCGGTATCCCGGAGGCGGATCTGCGGACGGCGGCCGACGACGTGGTGGTGCGGCTCATCGACGTGCTGTCCCACCTGCCGCGGCGGGTGGCGTTCGAACGCATCGACCTGGCCACCCAGATGTTCACCGGCGCGTTGGCGGTCTTCGAGGACCGCCGAGATGCCCGCAACACCGTGGTCAACGACCGGTTCGAGGTGGTGGTGGCGCACCTGTACGACATGATCGAGGCCGCCCTGCGCGCCGGTGTCGGGTCGCGCGATTGA
- a CDS encoding SDR family NAD(P)-dependent oxidoreductase, which produces MTDTTAQPDTTTQHDTTAQPAGNPGTTREDRLAGKVAIVTGGGQGVGEGIALGLAESGAALLLVGRRMRKLERVAEIIRSNGGTAECLAVDIITDGAPEAIIATAVEKLGGVDILVNNANMAMPLPLSDYPDDEFRKAFEGGPRVTFSLMKLARPEMAKRGGGTIINLVTAAAVRWDAANYGIYSAVKEAIRALTRAAAYEWASEGTRALNIAPHAHSPGLDWWMENNPEEAREFVSSIPAGRVGDPLSDIGRPVAWLCSAEASYLSGATIPLDGGQSRWG; this is translated from the coding sequence ATGACCGACACCACAGCGCAGCCCGACACGACAACGCAGCACGACACCACAGCGCAGCCCGCCGGGAACCCCGGCACCACACGCGAGGACCGACTTGCCGGAAAGGTCGCCATCGTCACCGGCGGCGGGCAGGGGGTCGGGGAGGGCATCGCACTCGGTCTCGCCGAATCCGGCGCCGCGCTCCTGCTGGTCGGGCGCCGGATGCGCAAGCTCGAGCGGGTCGCCGAGATCATCCGCTCGAACGGGGGCACCGCCGAGTGCCTGGCCGTCGACATCATCACCGACGGAGCCCCCGAGGCGATCATCGCGACCGCGGTGGAGAAGCTCGGCGGGGTCGACATACTGGTCAACAACGCCAACATGGCCATGCCGCTGCCGCTGTCGGACTACCCGGACGACGAGTTCCGCAAGGCCTTCGAGGGCGGGCCCCGCGTGACGTTCAGCCTGATGAAGCTGGCCCGGCCCGAGATGGCCAAGCGCGGAGGCGGCACGATCATCAACCTCGTGACCGCCGCCGCCGTCCGGTGGGACGCCGCGAACTACGGCATCTACTCCGCGGTCAAGGAGGCCATCCGCGCACTGACCCGCGCGGCCGCCTACGAGTGGGCCTCCGAGGGCACCCGCGCTCTCAACATCGCCCCGCATGCGCACAGTCCCGGGTTGGACTGGTGGATGGAGAACAACCCCGAGGAGGCCCGGGAGTTCGTCTCGAGCATCCCCGCCGGCCGCGTCGGCGATCCGCTGAGTGACATCGGTCGCCCCGTGGCCTGGCTGTGCTCGGCCGAGGCCTCGTACCTCAGTGGAGCGACCATCCCCCTGGACGGAGGGCAGTCCCGCTGGGGCTGA
- a CDS encoding nuclear transport factor 2 family protein: MTTTDRRDDIDAIKALKYRYLRCVDLRLWDELAETLAPEVSASYGRRLSYTGRDEVVAGLREQMTDDVITEHQAHHPEIEVDGDTATARWYLQDRVIVPAFDTMIIGGAFYSDTYARHDGRWVIASTGYSRTYEAMIDLKDIPSFTLTDNHLAPADGGEGAGRG, from the coding sequence ATGACCACCACCGACCGCCGCGACGACATCGACGCGATCAAGGCCCTGAAATACCGCTACCTGCGCTGTGTGGACCTGCGGCTGTGGGACGAGCTCGCGGAGACGCTCGCGCCCGAGGTCTCGGCGTCCTACGGCAGGCGCCTGTCCTACACCGGCCGCGACGAGGTGGTGGCCGGGCTGCGGGAGCAGATGACCGACGACGTGATCACCGAGCACCAGGCCCACCACCCGGAGATCGAGGTGGACGGCGACACCGCCACCGCTCGCTGGTACCTGCAGGACCGGGTGATCGTCCCCGCCTTCGACACGATGATCATCGGGGGCGCCTTCTACTCCGACACCTACGCACGCCACGACGGTCGGTGGGTCATCGCCAGCACCGGTTACTCGCGTACGTACGAGGCGATGATCGACCTCAAGGACATCCCGAGCTTCACGCTCACCGACAACCACCTCGCTCCCGCCGACGGCGGTGAGGGCGCCGGGCGAGGGTGA